GCGCAGGCCACGGTGGACGCGCTGGCGCTGGGTTTCGTCGGGCTGCGCGTCATCTACATCGGGCTGTACCTCGCCGACCTGGCCACGCTGCGCTCCATCGTCTGGACCGGCTCCGTGCTCTGCGCGGCGGCGATGTTCGTCGTGGGCCGCTAGCATCGGCCCCATGGCACACGGTCCTGCTTCCCTGCTGCAGTTCGGCCCCTTCGCGCTGGACCGCGGCGACGGCCGGTTGCTGCGCGGCGGGCGTCCCGTCGAACTCAAGCCCAAGGCGCTGGCGCTGCTGCTCGCGCTGATCGACCACGCGGGCCGGGTCGTCGCGAAGGACGAGCTGCTCGACGCCGTGTGGGGCACGCGGTACATCACCGAAGGCGTCATCAAGACGCAGGTCGCCGAGCTGCGGGCCGCGCTGGGCGACGACCCGAAGGCGCCGCGCTGGATCGAGACCGTGCACGGCCGCGGCTACCGCTTCGCCGGGCAGGTGAACGCGGACCCCGCGCCGGCCGACGATCCCGTCGACAACAGCCCGCTCGTGGGCCGCGGCGAGGAACTCGCCGTGCTGCGGCAGGCCTTCGAACGCGCCCGCGCGGGCGAGCGGCAGCTGGTGGCCGTGGCCGGCGACCCCGGCGTGGGCAAGAGCACGCTGCTCGCGACCTTCATCGCCACGCTCGACGGCGCGCGCGTGGCCTCGGGCCAGTGTGTCGAGCGCTGGGGCGGCAACGAACCGTACCTGCCGGTGCTCAACGCACTCGACCAGCTGTGCGCTGCCGAGCCGGGCCTCGTGCCCGCGGTGCGCGACGTGGCCCCGATGTGGCTCGTGCAGATGCCGTGGCACCTGCCCGATGCCGACCGCGTGGCGCTGCAGTCCCAGCTCACCGGCGCGTCGCCCGAGCGCATGCTGCGCGAGTTCGGCGCGCTGGCCGAACGCCTCGCGGCCGAGCGCCCGCTGGTGTGGCTGGTGGAGGACGTGCACTGGGCCGACCCCGCCACGGTGCACCTGATCGCGGCGCTGGCCCGCCGCCGCGGCCCGGCCGCGCTGATGCTGGTGCTGACCTTCCGCCCCATCGACCTCGCCTTCACCGACCACCCGTTCGGTGACCTCCGCCGCGAGCTGCGCCTGCAGCGGCAGATGCACGAGCTGCCGCTCGAAGGGCTGTCGCGCGACGCCATCGGCCTGCTCGTTCGCCGCCGCCACGGCGAACGCTGCGCGCCGGACGCCTTCGTCGACCAGCTGCACCGCTACACCGAGGGCCTGCCGCTCTTCGCGCTGGGTGTGCTCGACGAGCTGGTGGATGCCGGGGTCATCGCCCCCCTGGCCGACGGGTCGGGCAACGGCCTCGCGGCCGACGCCACGTCTCGCCTGGCCGTGCCCCGCACGCTGGCCGACATGTTCGACGGCCAGCTGCAACGCCTGCCGGCCGACGTCAACGAACTGCTCGAGGTGGCCGCGCTGGCCGGCCACCCGTTCGACCACCTCACGCTGGCCGACGCGCTGGGCCAGCCGCCCGACGCCGTGCGCGCGCACCTCGACGACCTGGTGCGCCGCCGCATCTGGCTGCTGGCCGCCGGCGTGGCGCAGATGCCCGATGGCCGCATCGCCACGCGCTGCGCCTTCCGCCATGCGGTGATCCGTCACGTGCTGGCGGCGCGGGCCGGCACGCTGACCCGCATCGAACGGCACCGCGCGCTCGCCGCCGCCGTGGAGCGGCAATGGGGCGCGACGGCCGAACTCGCGCCGCAGCTGGCGCTGCACCACGAGGAGGGGCAGCAGCCGGTGGCCGCGGCCCGGCAACTGGCCGTGGCCGGCACCACCGCGCTGCAGCGGCAGGCCCCGCGCGAGGCGCTGGCGCTGGCCGAGCGCGGCCTCGCGCTGCTGGCGCCGCTGGGTGCCGCAGCCGATGCCGAACGGCTGCCGCTGATCTCGGTGCGGCTCACCGCCACGGTGCTGTCCGAGGGCATGGCGTCCGCGGCCGCGCGCGCCCAGGTGGGCGACCTGCTGGCGCGGCTCGACACGCTGCCCGCGGGGGCGGCCACGATGCCGCTGTGGCAGGTGGCGATGCTCACGCACCTCACGGGTCGGCTGCCGGGCACGAGCGCGCGGGTGCAGCGTTTCGGCGCCATCGTGCGGGACCTGCCTGGCGATGCGGGCGAAGTGGGGCGTGCGGTCGCGGGCAATGCCGCCGGGGTCGACGCGCTGCACCTGGGCCGGCTCACCGACAGCCTGCACGCCTTCGAAGCCACGCTCGACCTGCCCGACCGCGCCGCCCACGCCATCCTGCTGCTGCGCAGCCCGCGCGACGAGGCCTGGGCCTACCTGTGCCTCGTGGCCGAGACGCTCGCACGCCCCGCGCTGGCGGCCGCGGCCCATGCCCATGTCGATTCACTCGTGGCGCGCGGGTCCGACCTCATCACCGTCGTGATGGGCCGCTGGTTCCAGGTCTATGCCCACTACTTCCGCGGCGACGCCGTGCGGGCCCAGGCGCTCGCGGGCGAGTGCGTCGCGCTGCTGGAGTCGCTGCGTGCGTCGCCGTTCCTGCAGCCGCACCGCATCGCGCTCGGCTGGGCGAACGCGGCGCTGGGCCGCGTCGACGAAGGCCTCGCGATGGCCGAGGACGGCCTGCGCCGCTACGTCGACCAGGGCAGCCAGCAGGGCCTCGCCGGCCTGCACGCGGTGGTGGCGGAGACGTGCCGGCTCGCGGGCCGCACGGACACGATGGCGCGGCACGTGCGCGAGGGGCTCGCGGTCGCCGAGCGCAACCGCGACGGGTTCGCGCTGTCCGAACTGCATCGGCTGCAGGGCGCGGCCGAGGCGGCGCCCGCGGACCAGGAGGCCGCGCTGAGGCGCGCCCTGGCGCATGCCCGTGACCAGGATGCCGGCCTGCTGGAGGCCCGTGCCGCAGTCGCGCTGCGGGACTGGCTGGTCGCGGCCGCGCGTCCGGAGGACGCGGCGGAGGTGGTGGCCGCCACCCGGGCGCGCCTGCCCGAGGGGGTGGACGCGCCCGTCGTGCGCGCCCTCGGCACCTGACGCCGGGTCAGGCCCGGCCGCGCCGCTCCGTCGGCCAGTAGAGGGGCTTGGCGCTCCGGCGCCGCTCCACGCCGGACGGGCTGCCGGCGAGGCCGCCATGGCGCGCCGCCAGCACGTGTTCCCCCAGCGCCGCGAGGCACCGGGCGACGAACGCGTGCACCCGCGCCTGTTCGTCGTCGTCCGCCGCCGGGCCGGTCAGCAGCGCCTGCCCGGCGACGAGCGCGTCGGTGTAGCTGCGTGCGCCATAGAGGCGCTCGGCCGCCGCGAGCCGGCTGGGCGGGCACTCAGCGCAGCTGTTCATCGGGCACCTCCGGGATCGGCCGCACCAGGGCCGCGGCTTCGGCGTCCTGCGCCGCGCGGGCTTCCTCGCGGGCGATGCATTCGAGCAGCGACGCGCCGTCGTGGAAGTCGTGCCGGCGCCCCGAGCCGACGTGTTCGAGCCGCCCGGACGGTCCCGGGCGGCCGGGGTGGGCCTGGTTGAGTTTCAGCACGTAGACGTGGTCGAGGGGGCGGAACGGTTCGGTCATGGGGCGGCACGGTGGGCGGCGATCGATGAGCGGCAGTCTCCCGCGGCGGCTCCGCCGAGTCGTCAGGGGCTGGTCAGCGATTCGTCAGCCGCGTGGCTGCGGGCCGCCGTGACATCGCACACGCCACCGGCCGCCTGCCGGTGTGCCGGGTCGTGTAGCATCCGTGACCAGAACCTCGCGAAAAACGGGCGCCTCGCCCGCACACACGCCACCCAGCCCTTCGGGCCGGCCGGCCAGCGTTTCCCCCGACCTCCGTCGGACGCCTCCGGAACGCTCGCCATGAACCGCTCTCTCGCCGTCATCTACCTCTGCGTCGCCCTCGACGCCATGGGCATCGGCCTCGTCTTTCCCATCCTCCCCGCGCTCGTGCGCGACGTGGCCCCGGCCGCGGACGTGGCACCCTTCATCGGGCTGATGGCCTCGCTGTACGCCGCCATGCAGTTCGTCTGTTCGCCGGTCCTGGGCGCGCTGAGCGACCGGCTGGGACGGCGGCCCGTGATGCTGCTGTCGCTGGCCGGGGCCACCGTCAACTACGGGCTGCTGGCGTGTGCGCCGAACCTCTCGCTCCTGCTGCTGGGGCGGGCCGTCGCGGGGCTGACCAGCGCCAACCTGTCGGTCGCCACCGCGTACCTCACCGACGTCTCGCCCGAGGACACCCGCGCGCGCCGCTTCGGGCTGTTCAACGCGATGTTCGGCGCGGGGTTCATCCTCGGGCCGGTGCTCGGGGGCCTGCTCTGCGATCACGGGGTCCGGCTGCCGTTCGTGGCCGCGGCCGTGCTGACCGGCGTCAACTTCGTCCTCGCCTGCAAGCTGCTGCCGGAGTCGCGCGCACCCGGGCGCGGCCGGATCGACCGGGCCGCGCTGAACCCGCTGAGGCCGCTGCGCGAGGCGATGGCGTCGAACCACCGGGCGCCCCTCGTGCTGACCTTCTTCCTCCTCGCCGCCACCGGCGAGGCCTACGGCATCTGCTGGGCGCTGTGGGGGGCCGACGCGTTCCACTGGAACGGCACGTGGATCGGCCTGTCGCTGGGCGCCTTCGGCATCTGCCAGACCGTCGTGCAGGCGCTGCTGCCCGGACCGGCGGCGCGGGTCCTCGGCGAACGCCGGGCCGTGTTCGCGGGCATCGCCTGCGCGTGTGCGGCGCTGGCCGCCATGGCCTTCCTGCAGGAGGGCTGGATGGTCTTCGCGGTGATGCCGCTCTTCGCGCTGGGCGGCATCGGCACACCGGCGCTGCAGGCGCTGGCCAGCCGGCAGGTGGACGCCGCGTCGCAGGGGCAGTTCCAGGGCGTGCTGGCCTCCGCCGTCAGCCTGGCCTCGGTGGTCGCGCCGCTGGGGTTCTCTGCGTTCTACGAGGGCGTTCGGCGCGACTGGCCCGGGGCGGTCTGGCTGCTGGTGGCCGCGGTCTACGCCGTGGCCGTGCCGCTGGTGGTGCTGGGCACCCGCGTCAGCGCGAAGCCAGCCGTGCGGTGAGTCCGTCGACGCAGCGCGCGTGCCGTTCGTTCACGCGCGTCGCGAACCATTCCGTGGTGAGCTTGCGCGTGATCTTGGGACTCTTCAGGTCGATGCGGGGCACCACCGCTCGCGGAAGCGGGCGGGCCTCCAGCGCCTCGACGTGGGCGAAGACCCGCTTGTAGAGCGTCGTCTGCTCGAGGCCCGGCTGGTCGCCGGCCTGCAGGTCGCGCCGAACGTCGGCTTCGCTCATCTTGAGCCGGTTCGCCAGCGTCAGCGCCGCACGTTCGGTCTCGCCCAGGCGGGCCGACCCCGCGGGCGGAACCAGGTCGCCATCGAGCGCGAGCGGCAGGCCCGACGCGAGCGACAGCGCGTTCTGGAACGCGGCGTTGCGGCTCGCGTAGCGGCCGGCGTTGAAGTCGGCGAAGCGGTAGACCGGCGCGTCGTACGGCGCCTCGTAGCCGAGCAGGTGGGCGGTGCCGAAGTAGACACCCCCGCGCCGCGTGAACACCTCGTGCCGGATCGACCCGGCCACCTCGTAGGGGTAGCGGTGCGCCTGGGCATGGGCTTGCGCGAAGGCCACGCTCACCTGCATCGGGCCGCCCGTGCGCACCGGGTTGCGGTCCGCGAGGAACCGTTTGCCCAGCGGCACCATGCCGATGAAGTCCTCGAAGATCTCGCTCAACTGGCCCTCGGTCTTCACCGTGTCCAGGCGCTTCGCGTAGCTGCGGCCGTCCGGTGAATCGACGGCCAGTGCGGCGCGCACCGCCAGCATGGGCACGCCGGCCTCGTCGGCGCGGCGTTCGATCTCCTTCCACGCGATGGCGGGCAGGCCGGGCACGGCCGGGTCGGCGCGCCAGCCCGACTCCTGCTCGATGACGGCCATCACGGCGCAGAGGTTCTGCACGGTGGCGGGCAGCTCCTGCGTGGCCAGGGCCGCATGGATGTCGGTGGCCCAGCCCGCGGCGTCCGTCGCCTTGCCCTGCAGTTCGGCGGTCACCACGCGGCGTGCCTCGGTGGGTCCGAGCCCTTCCGGCCGGGCGGGCGCCGGCGCGGGCCCGGCACAGCCGGCGAGGAGGGCGGCCAGCGACAGCAGGAGCGCGGACAGGCGGCGGATGAAGGAATCGGAGGACATGGCAGCGGGAATCACGGGATGCGGTTCCGCCGACGATGCCATACAGTGCCAGGCAGACCAAGGGCAAGACCGAAAGGGATGCGGGTCATGTGCCGATGCCTGCCGCGGACCACCGGAACGATGCTCCTGCTGGCGCTGGCCGCCGTGCCCGGCGCGGCGGCGATCGTCGAGGAAGTGATGGTCGTCACCGCGACCGTCGAGAGCATGTACGGCAAGCCGGTGACCCAGCCGATCACCGTGACGGTCTTCCGCGACGACGACCGGGCGCGTGCGCCGTTCCTCGTGCTGAACCACGGCCGTCCGGCACAGCCGGACGAGTACGCGAAGATGGGGCGCGTGCGGTACGCCGACAACGCGCGCTGGTTCGTGTCGAAAGGGTTCGCCGTGTTCGTGCCCACGCGCATCGGCTATGGCGTGACGGGTGGGGAGGACATGGAATACAGCGGCATCGGGTCCGCGCGCAACTACCCGCCGGGCTTCGAGGCGGCGGCGCAACAGACGTTGCGCGTGATCGACCTGGCGCGCGGCCTGCCGTACGTGGACGGCGAGCGGGGCGTGCTGGTGGGGCAGTCGTTCGGCGGGAGCGCGACGCTGGCCGCGGCCGCCAGGCGACCACCGGGACTCGTGGCGGCCATCAACTTCGCGGGCGGGGGCGGAGGCAACCCGACGTCCCGCCCGGGCGAGCCGTCCCGCCCCGACCTGCTGGAGAAGACCTTCGCCGGCTACGGCCGCACGACCGCGGTGCCGTGTCTGTGGCTCTACAGCACGAACGACCGGTACTTCGGTGCCGAATACCCGAAGCAGTGGTTCGAGGCCTACCGGCGCGGGAACGCGGCGGCGACGTTCGTGGCGCTGCCGCCGTTGCCGGCATCGCTCGGCCCCGACGGGCACGCGACCTTCACCCGCAACCCGGCGGCCTGGCAGCCCGCGGTCGAGACCTTCCTCGACGGGCTCGGGTTCGGCGGCTTGAAGCCGCCGCCCTGACCCGGAAAAAAAATCCGGACGGGTTGTCGAATCCGAGGCGGCCCGTTCGTCGTCCTGATGGCGGGGCTGTTCCCGCGAACGAACGGAATCGACATGGCGACACCCGACAAGGTCAAGGGCCCGGCGTCCTACTTTCCCTCCATCGAAAAGACGTACGGCCAGCCCATCCCGCACTGGATGGGCGTGATCGAGGCCGCCGGCCCGCGAAAGCACATGGAACTGGTGGCGCACCTGAAGGCCGACCACGGGCTGGGCCATGGCCATGCCAATGCGCTGGTGGCGTGGTTCCTGGCGCAGAAGCGGTAGGGCCGGGCACCCGCGGGCACGGCACAATCGTGCATCGTCCCTCCGGCAGATCGGCAATGAGCAACCCTCTCCTCGCGGCGTATCGGTACACCACCAACAACTGGACGATGATCCAGGAGAGCCGGTTGTGCGGCTGCTGCAACTGCATGCAGACCTTCCCGCCCGACGAGATCGTGGGCTGGACGGGTCTGGACTTCAACCAGGTGGACGACCCGGTCGCCGTGGCGAAGCAGACCGCGATGTGTCCGCGCTGCGGCAGCGAGGCGGTGCTCGGCGACAAGTCGGGCTACCCCATCGACCAGCCGTTCCTCAGCCGCATGAACGAGGCGTGGTTCCAGCGCACGCTGATCCGGCCGTCGAAGCCCAAGGCATGAACTGGCGGGCCCTCGCGGCCGGCGTCGCGCTGGCGGGGCTGGCCGCCTGTTCGCCGCGTGCCGCACCGGAGGCGAAGGTGGAACCGCCGCCGGTGGTGCCTCGCGCGGGCCCGGTCTTCGACGAGGCCTTCGCCGACGGCTTCGAGGCCACGGTGGGCGACACGCGCTACCGCTTCCGCGCGCAGTCTGCGGGGGACATCGTCCTCACGTCCGGCAAGCTGGTCGCGTGCGACGTGATCGTGAGCTGCGGCGGGCCGTTCACGGGGGCGGTGCCGGTGGGCACCTTCCCGCTGCGGTTCGCCATCGCCGCCCGCGACGACGACGAACGCATCGCGCTGGCCCGGATCGACTTCGCGCCGGGGCCCATCGTGCGGTGGGAACTGGCGGTGACCGAAGGGCAGGACGTCGCCACGCTGAAGAAGGGCGAGTTCTTCGGGTACGGCGTGGACAGCGGCACCGGGGCGTTCATGGACGCCGAGGCCTTGCGCGCC
This genomic stretch from Piscinibacter gummiphilus harbors:
- a CDS encoding ATP-binding protein, with the translated sequence MAHGPASLLQFGPFALDRGDGRLLRGGRPVELKPKALALLLALIDHAGRVVAKDELLDAVWGTRYITEGVIKTQVAELRAALGDDPKAPRWIETVHGRGYRFAGQVNADPAPADDPVDNSPLVGRGEELAVLRQAFERARAGERQLVAVAGDPGVGKSTLLATFIATLDGARVASGQCVERWGGNEPYLPVLNALDQLCAAEPGLVPAVRDVAPMWLVQMPWHLPDADRVALQSQLTGASPERMLREFGALAERLAAERPLVWLVEDVHWADPATVHLIAALARRRGPAALMLVLTFRPIDLAFTDHPFGDLRRELRLQRQMHELPLEGLSRDAIGLLVRRRHGERCAPDAFVDQLHRYTEGLPLFALGVLDELVDAGVIAPLADGSGNGLAADATSRLAVPRTLADMFDGQLQRLPADVNELLEVAALAGHPFDHLTLADALGQPPDAVRAHLDDLVRRRIWLLAAGVAQMPDGRIATRCAFRHAVIRHVLAARAGTLTRIERHRALAAAVERQWGATAELAPQLALHHEEGQQPVAAARQLAVAGTTALQRQAPREALALAERGLALLAPLGAAADAERLPLISVRLTATVLSEGMASAAARAQVGDLLARLDTLPAGAATMPLWQVAMLTHLTGRLPGTSARVQRFGAIVRDLPGDAGEVGRAVAGNAAGVDALHLGRLTDSLHAFEATLDLPDRAAHAILLLRSPRDEAWAYLCLVAETLARPALAAAAHAHVDSLVARGSDLITVVMGRWFQVYAHYFRGDAVRAQALAGECVALLESLRASPFLQPHRIALGWANAALGRVDEGLAMAEDGLRRYVDQGSQQGLAGLHAVVAETCRLAGRTDTMARHVREGLAVAERNRDGFALSELHRLQGAAEAAPADQEAALRRALAHARDQDAGLLEARAAVALRDWLVAAARPEDAAEVVAATRARLPEGVDAPVVRALGT
- a CDS encoding TCR/Tet family MFS transporter; translation: MNRSLAVIYLCVALDAMGIGLVFPILPALVRDVAPAADVAPFIGLMASLYAAMQFVCSPVLGALSDRLGRRPVMLLSLAGATVNYGLLACAPNLSLLLLGRAVAGLTSANLSVATAYLTDVSPEDTRARRFGLFNAMFGAGFILGPVLGGLLCDHGVRLPFVAAAVLTGVNFVLACKLLPESRAPGRGRIDRAALNPLRPLREAMASNHRAPLVLTFFLLAATGEAYGICWALWGADAFHWNGTWIGLSLGAFGICQTVVQALLPGPAARVLGERRAVFAGIACACAALAAMAFLQEGWMVFAVMPLFALGGIGTPALQALASRQVDAASQGQFQGVLASAVSLASVVAPLGFSAFYEGVRRDWPGAVWLLVAAVYAVAVPLVVLGTRVSAKPAVR
- a CDS encoding DUF1615 domain-containing protein — protein: MSSDSFIRRLSALLLSLAALLAGCAGPAPAPARPEGLGPTEARRVVTAELQGKATDAAGWATDIHAALATQELPATVQNLCAVMAVIEQESGWRADPAVPGLPAIAWKEIERRADEAGVPMLAVRAALAVDSPDGRSYAKRLDTVKTEGQLSEIFEDFIGMVPLGKRFLADRNPVRTGGPMQVSVAFAQAHAQAHRYPYEVAGSIRHEVFTRRGGVYFGTAHLLGYEAPYDAPVYRFADFNAGRYASRNAAFQNALSLASGLPLALDGDLVPPAGSARLGETERAALTLANRLKMSEADVRRDLQAGDQPGLEQTTLYKRVFAHVEALEARPLPRAVVPRIDLKSPKITRKLTTEWFATRVNERHARCVDGLTARLASR
- a CDS encoding DUF4287 domain-containing protein encodes the protein MATPDKVKGPASYFPSIEKTYGQPIPHWMGVIEAAGPRKHMELVAHLKADHGLGHGHANALVAWFLAQKR
- a CDS encoding DUF4241 domain-containing protein yields the protein MNWRALAAGVALAGLAACSPRAAPEAKVEPPPVVPRAGPVFDEAFADGFEATVGDTRYRFRAQSAGDIVLTSGKLVACDVIVSCGGPFTGAVPVGTFPLRFAIAARDDDERIALARIDFAPGPIVRWELAVTEGQDVATLKKGEFFGYGVDSGTGAFMDAEALRAFEAERDRAGEAFDDRLFAEMDKTYRHTRSWLLHPTPKGTVALFSSGYGDGSYPTYKAYDQDGTLVAVITDFGIVPWE
- a CDS encoding dienelactone hydrolase family protein, which translates into the protein MLLLALAAVPGAAAIVEEVMVVTATVESMYGKPVTQPITVTVFRDDDRARAPFLVLNHGRPAQPDEYAKMGRVRYADNARWFVSKGFAVFVPTRIGYGVTGGEDMEYSGIGSARNYPPGFEAAAQQTLRVIDLARGLPYVDGERGVLVGQSFGGSATLAAAARRPPGLVAAINFAGGGGGNPTSRPGEPSRPDLLEKTFAGYGRTTAVPCLWLYSTNDRYFGAEYPKQWFEAYRRGNAAATFVALPPLPASLGPDGHATFTRNPAAWQPAVETFLDGLGFGGLKPPP